A genomic stretch from Methanoculleus horonobensis includes:
- the ftsY gene encoding signal recognition particle-docking protein FtsY gives MFDSLKKKLQNIRTKFASNIEEAAAAEPEPQVAELPEGAGTQEPVPAVQPEPSIAEEAVQEAREKPTFFEKVKVLVRDREVLLQEKDLEESLLELEMVLLENDVALPVTDEIIARMRRDLVGRHRKIGASVDDLVVSTLRSALCGVLGEGLDLSRYIREHERPVKILFTGVNGTGKTTTVAKVGQYLQKNGFTVVIGAGDTFRAGAIEQIRTHADRLGIKTIQHQAGADPSAVLFDAVQYAKAHDIDVVLADTAGRFHNRANLMNQLEKIRRVMKPDLVVYVDEAVAGNDAVIRADEFNKAVGTDAVVLTKADMDPKGGAAISVAHTVGKPILFLGTGQGYDDIMAFEPGAVVSELLGDES, from the coding sequence ATGTTTGATTCCTTAAAGAAAAAACTTCAGAATATCAGGACAAAATTCGCCTCGAATATCGAGGAGGCTGCCGCGGCCGAACCGGAGCCGCAGGTTGCAGAACTCCCGGAGGGAGCGGGGACTCAAGAACCCGTCCCCGCCGTACAGCCCGAACCTTCCATCGCGGAGGAGGCGGTGCAGGAGGCCCGGGAGAAGCCTACGTTTTTTGAGAAGGTGAAGGTTCTTGTCCGGGACAGGGAAGTTCTCCTCCAGGAGAAAGACCTCGAGGAGTCACTCCTGGAACTCGAGATGGTGCTTCTCGAAAACGATGTCGCGCTCCCGGTCACGGACGAGATCATCGCCCGGATGCGCCGCGACCTCGTGGGCAGGCACCGTAAGATCGGCGCCTCGGTCGACGACCTGGTCGTATCGACCCTGCGCTCCGCGCTCTGCGGGGTGCTCGGGGAGGGGCTCGACCTCTCGCGCTACATCCGTGAGCACGAGCGCCCGGTGAAGATCCTCTTCACCGGCGTGAACGGGACCGGCAAGACGACGACCGTCGCGAAGGTCGGGCAGTACCTGCAGAAGAACGGCTTTACGGTCGTGATCGGTGCAGGGGACACCTTCCGTGCGGGTGCGATCGAGCAGATACGGACCCACGCCGACCGCCTCGGGATCAAGACGATCCAGCACCAGGCGGGCGCCGACCCCTCCGCGGTTCTCTTCGACGCCGTCCAGTACGCAAAAGCGCACGATATCGACGTCGTCCTCGCCGATACGGCCGGCCGGTTCCACAACCGGGCGAACCTCATGAACCAGCTCGAGAAGATCCGGCGGGTCATGAAGCCCGATCTCGTCGTCTACGTCGACGAGGCGGTTGCGGGGAACGATGCGGTCATCCGTGCCGACGAGTTCAACAAGGCCGTCGGCACCGACGCGGTCGTCCTGACGAAGGCGGACATGGACCCGAAGGGGGGCGCGGCCATATCGGTCGCCCACACCGTGGGAAAACCGATCCTCTTCCTCGGCACCGGCCAGGGCTACGACGACATCATGGCGTTCGAACCCGGGGCGGTGGTGAGCGAACTTCTGGGAGATGAATCCTGA
- the pfdA gene encoding prefoldin subunit alpha → MNQADPREIQTLQMYLNEYGQQIELMTQQLSMIEQQRLEGTAAIETLRAIQENADGAVLLPIGGGAYLRVKVLDAGNVLVNIGADVSVERATADAVEYLEDRITELEALAKKVAGSVEQLQGQATEISRRLEAAYRGARQAQAGQGGSS, encoded by the coding sequence GTGAATCAGGCAGATCCTCGCGAGATACAGACCCTCCAGATGTACTTGAACGAGTACGGGCAGCAGATCGAACTCATGACGCAGCAACTCTCGATGATCGAGCAGCAGCGCCTTGAGGGCACCGCCGCCATCGAGACTCTTCGCGCCATCCAGGAGAACGCGGACGGTGCCGTCCTGCTCCCCATCGGTGGAGGTGCCTACCTCCGGGTGAAGGTGCTCGATGCCGGCAACGTTCTCGTGAACATCGGGGCGGACGTCTCCGTCGAGAGGGCCACCGCGGATGCGGTGGAGTATCTGGAGGATCGGATAACCGAACTTGAGGCGCTCGCGAAGAAGGTCGCGGGTTCGGTCGAACAACTTCAGGGCCAGGCAACGGAGATCTCCCGGCGCCTCGAGGCGGCGTATCGGGGGGCCCGGCAGGCTCAGGCAGGCCAGGGCGGAAGTTCATAA
- the rpl18a gene encoding 50S ribosomal protein L18Ae, which translates to MENQMFEVVGACKINNEWKPYRKVVGAPNENQAKERVLADIGSKHRLKRSYISIESVNVVAGE; encoded by the coding sequence ATGGAGAACCAGATGTTTGAAGTTGTAGGCGCGTGCAAGATCAACAACGAGTGGAAACCGTACCGCAAGGTCGTCGGCGCCCCGAACGAGAACCAGGCAAAAGAAAGGGTTCTTGCCGATATCGGGAGCAAACACCGCCTGAAGAGAAGTTATATCTCTATCGAATCGGTTAACGTAGTAGCTGGTGAATAA